A genomic segment from Schistosoma mansoni, WGS project CABG00000000 data, supercontig 1586, strain Puerto Rico, whole genome shotgun sequence encodes:
- a CDS encoding XP_018644820.1 gives MLNLGSGYDNTTGIFTVPVSGVYIFVVVISAQSYEKVSGLFNDLVFHFFNNLTINNIEIVKIVNLL, from the coding sequence ATGTTGAATCTCGGCAGCGGATATGATAATACTACGGGTATATTCACTGTTCCTGTTTCGGGTGTTTATATATTTGTTGTAGTTATATCAGCACAAAGTTATGAAAAGGTAAGTGGATTATTTAATGATCTagtttttcatttctttaaCAATCTGACAATTAACAATATTGAGATAGTTAAAATAGTAAATTTACTCTAA